Genomic DNA from Caldicellulosiruptor hydrothermalis 108:
AGGTAGGAGTTATTCGATTGTGAGGGTCTTCTTCAATAATCTGATTTTCTTTAAAATAAAAAGGTCTTTTTAGCTTTCCTATGTCGTGATAATAAGCACCTATGCGGGCAAGAAGGTAATTGCCACCAACCGCCTCACATGCAATCTCAGCTAAATTTCCAACTATTAAACTGTGATGATAAGTACCTGGAGCTTCAAGTAAAAGTCTCTTCAGCAACGGATGGTTGGGATTAGAAAGCTCCATAAGTCTAATCGGGGTGGTAAAATCAAACAAGTACTCCCACACAGGTAAAGTTCCATATGCAATAATAAACGAAAGAGCCGTACCAATAAAAGAGTTTGCTGAAGTGGTCAACACCTCAGCTCCATTTATTTTAAATACCAGTTCAGCTGATAAAACAAAAAGCGAGGATATTAAACTGGCCAAAAATCCGTGAGATATAAATTGTAGTCTATTATGAATACTGTGTGATACAATTGCGCATAAACTTCCTGTCACAAAAAGATGAAGAGCAAAACTGAGGTTATCCATCCCCACAATTAGCAGGGTTACAATTGAGAGTACCATATTAAAAATAATTGAAACTCTAACGTCAACCAAAAGAGAAATCAAAATAACCCCTACAAAAGCCGGCACAGCATATGTTGGTATGGGAAGAAGAAACTTTATTAACAGAAGATTTAAAACTATAATAGCGCTTGTTGCTGCCATATCCCTGCAGCTGTCTATAAATTTTCTTTCAAAAAGATAAAAATACACTCCCATTATGAGAGAAAGTATCAAAATTAATAAAATGGCAGCTGACAAATCACCGGCTATTCTAAATTTAGAATATTTTATATCAGGATTAAAAAATCGAAAAATTTTATTCCAAATTATAGGTGTTCCTTTTCTTTTAGACAGTGCTATCAATAGCAACGAGGTCCCAAAAAAAGAGCAAAAAAGAATAAATCGATAAAAATAAATCTTTTTTCTCTCATGCCATCGTCCAAAAATTTTTAACATGGTCTATGCTTTTTGTTTCTCCTTTCGTTTTTCTTCATACCTGTTGTAAGCGTTAATAATCTTTTGAACAAGTTGATGACGAACAACATCCTGATATGTTAAAAAAACAAATTCTATTCCCTCGATATCCCTAAGTATCTTCGTTACCTGAACAAGACCAGACTCAACACCACTTGGCAAGTCAATCTGAGTAATATCACCAGTTACCACTGCCTTTGAACCAAAACCAAGCCTTGTCAAAAACATCTTCATCTGCTCTGAAGTTGTGTTTTGTGCCTCATCTAAGATTATAAAAGCATCATCTAACGTCCTTCCGCGCATGTATGCAAGCGGTGCAACCTCAATTACTCCTCTTTCCATATACCGTTGGTAGGTTTCTGTGCCAATTAAGTCATGAAGTGCATCATAAATTGGTCGCAAGTATGGGTCTACCTTTGTTTGCAAATCTCCAGGTAAAAACCCTAATTTTTCACCTGCTTCAACAGCC
This window encodes:
- a CDS encoding HD family phosphohydrolase; translated protein: MLKIFGRWHERKKIYFYRFILFCSFFGTSLLLIALSKRKGTPIIWNKIFRFFNPDIKYSKFRIAGDLSAAILLILILSLIMGVYFYLFERKFIDSCRDMAATSAIIVLNLLLIKFLLPIPTYAVPAFVGVILISLLVDVRVSIIFNMVLSIVTLLIVGMDNLSFALHLFVTGSLCAIVSHSIHNRLQFISHGFLASLISSLFVLSAELVFKINGAEVLTTSANSFIGTALSFIIAYGTLPVWEYLFDFTTPIRLMELSNPNHPLLKRLLLEAPGTYHHSLIVGNLAEIACEAVGGNYLLARIGAYYHDIGKLKRPFYFKENQIIEEDPHNRITPTLSALIIISHTKDGVEIGKEYRLPRQVLDIIKQHHGTTKVAFFYGKALSQNQQVSEEKFRYDGPIPQSKEAAIVMLADSVEAAVRALSSPTPQLIEATIRNVIQEKLLDGQLNNSDLTFKELEIISESFIKVLTGVFHKRVSYNIFEDSSNKPDEVIVRSENIHSKSAG